CCAGGAAAAAGATCAGATAATTCCACCAGGAAAACAGACTGCGGGTCGTTAGTTTGTTCATTTCCTTCCCTTTCACTTCAACACCGCCTTGTATCCCAATCCATGCACGGTGACGATTTCGAACTCGCTGCATTCGGAAAACTTGTCCCGCAATTTTGTCATATACACATCCACGGTTCTGGGGCTGGAGGAGGTCTCGGAATCCCAGAACTCGTCCATTAACTGGAGACGGGTAAAGGTTTTCTTCGGATAAGCCAGCAGCTTATACAACAGGTTGAACTCCCGAACGGTCAAGGGAATCTCCTCTTCCTTTAAATAGGCCGTATGCTCTTCGGCATCGAGGATCAGATTTCCGATTTCGATCCGTTTGCTGGAAGCGATCTTCGCTCTGCGCAGCAAAGCGCCAATGCGCAGTAGCAATTCATCCAAATCGATCGGTTTTACCATGTAGTCGTCGATTCCCGCGCGAAATCCCCGTTGTTTGGAGGCGAAATCATCTCGCGCCGTTATAAAAAGGATCGGGATCTCTTGATTCAGCCCCCGGATCGTTTCGGCAAATTCAAAGCCGTCGACCTCGGGCATCATGATGTCGGAGACGATCAGATCGAACAGATTGCCATACATGGTGTCGTAGGCTTCATTTGCGTTCAGGCACCCAACAGCCTGATAACCGTTTTGATTTAAATAAGAGCAGATGGCGTGATTCAACTCTCTGTTATCTTCGGTGACCAATATGTTAAACATAGGATCCCCCCTATGATTTTTATATTTATTATAACGGAGAGTTGTTAACGATATGTTTGCGGGCTACGCGAAAAAAGCACCGATTAACCTAACAATGAACAAGCCTATCTTACGAGGAAGAATATTCTGACAACACACGACCCGGCCTAAGATATCTATGGCCGGGTCACGTCGTACATGCGAGAACGTTAGACGACAGACCGAAGAAAAAATATATAAAGGCTGATGACAGTATGAAACTAAAGCAACGAATGTGTGAGCTTCTGGGACAGTAAAGGTTTACGAATACAACAAAAAAGAGTATATGTACATTAAACCCATGCAGAGGAGGTTGAGAAATTTGGATAAAGGGAGAATTATATATTTGAATGGCGTTACAAGTTCAGGTAAAACTTCAATAGTAGAAGCTATGCAATCTTACTCGAATCCATTTTTTTATGTAGTTGCCAATGATCTTTTTGAAAATACGATTGGTGATAAACATCTACAGACAGATTACTGGAAGTATTTAAGTGAAGTAATAATTGTAATGTACCATACAGCAAAGTTATTTTCGGATAGTGGCAAGCATGTAATAATCGATGGGATACTTGTTGAAAGGCCTGAGTTAAAGCCACATTATGAAAAAGTCAAAGAGATTTTTAATGGGTATCCTTTGGAGATAGTCGAGGTGTACTGTCCTCTAGATCTTTGTCGTAAGCGAAATATAGAGCGTGGTGATAGAAGAGAAGAACAATCAGATGAGCAAAATAAAATAATGTCGCAAAACATTCGTTATAGCTGCTCAGTGGACACGAGTTTGAATACACCAGAAGAATGTGCAGAAATTATTATTACATCATTATTCAAAAAGAATGATAACAGTGTAAACACATCGATTCCCCTAAGATAAAAGCTAACTAAGGTGAACCGACGTCAGGAACACAAGAATGTTAGATGAAATATCAGCAGTAATAA
This Paenibacillus sp. JZ16 DNA region includes the following protein-coding sequences:
- a CDS encoding response regulator transcription factor; its protein translation is MFNILVTEDNRELNHAICSYLNQNGYQAVGCLNANEAYDTMYGNLFDLIVSDIMMPEVDGFEFAETIRGLNQEIPILFITARDDFASKQRGFRAGIDDYMVKPIDLDELLLRIGALLRRAKIASSKRIEIGNLILDAEEHTAYLKEEEIPLTVREFNLLYKLLAYPKKTFTRLQLMDEFWDSETSSSPRTVDVYMTKLRDKFSECSEFEIVTVHGLGYKAVLK
- a CDS encoding phosphotransferase-like protein, which gives rise to MDKGRIIYLNGVTSSGKTSIVEAMQSYSNPFFYVVANDLFENTIGDKHLQTDYWKYLSEVIIVMYHTAKLFSDSGKHVIIDGILVERPELKPHYEKVKEIFNGYPLEIVEVYCPLDLCRKRNIERGDRREEQSDEQNKIMSQNIRYSCSVDTSLNTPEECAEIIITSLFKKNDNSVNTSIPLR